A single region of the Arthrobacter sp. zg-Y820 genome encodes:
- a CDS encoding MFS transporter has product MNSSRAWLVWGISVLAYLAAVTQRTTFGVAGLEATARFDATASILSVFTVVQLLVYAGLQIPVGVLVDRFGPRLLIAGGAALMVAGQLQLATADSVGGGILGRSLVGAGDALTFISVLRLLPVWFSGRHIPVLTQWTGIIGQLGQIVSAVPFAFVLRRFGWNTAFVSAASLSVLILVLTLVFVRNRPAGSEAPPVLPLRQTATSLAEAWRQPGTRLGMWTHFTIQFPGTVFVMMWGFPYLVSAEGVESSWASALMTLFVVVAVICGPWLGSWVGRHPLRRSTMVLLIAAAMACAWLAVLLYPGPAPLWLLAVLVAVLAVGGPGSMIGFDFARTYNPGHRLGTATGIVNIGGFIASLVSMYLIGVVLDVLDATGFSGGDLYALDSFRIALAVQFAVMAVGVAGILRTRGRVRARMADDGVRLPPLRAAIARERQAKQAARKSRQERREPDPGRE; this is encoded by the coding sequence GTGAACAGTTCCCGCGCCTGGCTGGTCTGGGGCATCAGCGTCCTCGCCTACCTGGCTGCGGTGACACAGCGCACCACCTTCGGCGTGGCCGGGCTGGAGGCCACGGCACGCTTTGACGCCACAGCTTCCATCCTTTCCGTTTTCACCGTGGTGCAGCTGCTGGTTTATGCCGGCCTGCAGATTCCGGTGGGGGTGCTCGTGGACCGGTTCGGTCCGCGCCTGCTGATTGCCGGCGGCGCCGCCCTGATGGTGGCCGGCCAGCTGCAGCTGGCCACTGCCGACTCGGTGGGCGGCGGCATCCTGGGCCGTTCCCTGGTCGGTGCCGGCGACGCCCTCACCTTCATCAGTGTCCTGCGCCTGCTCCCGGTCTGGTTCAGCGGCCGGCACATTCCCGTCCTGACCCAATGGACCGGAATCATCGGCCAGCTCGGCCAGATCGTCAGCGCCGTGCCCTTTGCCTTTGTCCTGCGCCGCTTCGGCTGGAACACGGCCTTTGTCTCCGCCGCGTCCCTCTCCGTCCTGATCCTGGTGCTCACCCTGGTCTTTGTCCGCAACCGCCCGGCCGGCTCGGAGGCGCCCCCGGTGCTGCCGCTGCGCCAAACCGCCACCTCGCTGGCCGAGGCCTGGCGCCAGCCCGGAACGCGGCTGGGCATGTGGACGCACTTCACCATCCAATTCCCCGGCACCGTTTTTGTCATGATGTGGGGCTTCCCGTATCTGGTCAGCGCGGAGGGCGTGGAATCCTCCTGGGCTTCGGCGCTGATGACGCTCTTTGTCGTGGTGGCCGTCATCTGCGGGCCGTGGCTCGGTTCCTGGGTGGGGCGCCATCCGCTGCGCCGGTCCACCATGGTGCTGCTGATCGCCGCGGCGATGGCCTGCGCCTGGCTGGCCGTGCTGCTGTATCCGGGGCCCGCGCCGCTGTGGCTGCTCGCCGTGCTCGTGGCAGTGCTGGCGGTGGGCGGCCCGGGATCGATGATCGGCTTCGATTTCGCCCGCACCTACAATCCAGGCCACCGGCTGGGCACCGCCACCGGGATCGTGAACATCGGCGGCTTCATCGCCTCACTGGTGTCCATGTACCTGATCGGCGTGGTGCTGGACGTCCTGGACGCCACCGGTTTCTCCGGGGGAGACCTGTACGCGCTGGACTCCTTCCGGATTGCGCTTGCCGTCCAGTTTGCCGTGATGGCCGTGGGGGTCGCCGGGATTCTCCGCACCAGGGGGCGGGTCCGGGCACGCATGGCCGACGACGGCGTCCGGCTTCCGCCGCTGCGGGCGGCAATCGCCCGGGAGCGGCAGGCCAAACAGGCAGCGAGGAAGTCCCGGCAGGAACGCCGGGAACCGGATCCCGGCCGCGAATAA
- a CDS encoding DUF4192 domain-containing protein, whose product MTKIPTGRRPQEPFPVSGPMDILAFIPHSLGFVPQESMVLMTMDSARLGATLRLDLPPAGLNHTDFAARVTELLRSDRAANGVLMALYTNLAWQQPEVPPYCPLVTELGEHLAEAGLPIRDGWLVSAHAWREYFCTDSSCCPWPGHSLGLIADSTLSAEMVYRGSAYARSLDEAVSLDLPPAWENSADAALHRSAYVRRLRTRWCRRAQFAGTLAVWNAFFAAAAGTGTEQAVPERGCPQLRADPEAAGFLLASLRARPVRDTLLVMAALGYGRALEGAEACNLLSTDDNRPVLPPGTGETAWPAPERVPRTGSGTVRAANRRSPLRPRPGAVSDPERDFREVLIGQYSGLPDWTGMDAAFAVFAELLAATAGDPGEAVDADGEAAAALLSLLAWIEWARGRGSRAQVHLTRCLASYPGYRLAELLEDLLTTGMFPLWARQAGTAWRSPPAPHPGTARS is encoded by the coding sequence ATGACGAAAATTCCCACCGGCCGGCGCCCCCAGGAACCGTTTCCGGTCAGCGGACCCATGGACATCCTGGCCTTCATACCCCACAGCCTCGGCTTCGTCCCGCAGGAGTCGATGGTCCTCATGACCATGGACTCCGCCCGGCTCGGCGCGACTCTGCGGCTGGACCTGCCTCCTGCCGGCCTGAACCACACCGATTTCGCGGCCCGGGTAACGGAGCTTCTGCGCTCCGACCGAGCTGCCAACGGCGTGCTGATGGCCCTGTACACGAATCTGGCCTGGCAGCAGCCGGAGGTTCCGCCGTACTGCCCGCTCGTCACCGAGCTTGGCGAACACCTCGCAGAGGCGGGCCTGCCCATCCGGGATGGCTGGCTGGTCTCTGCGCATGCCTGGCGCGAGTATTTCTGCACCGACAGCAGCTGCTGTCCCTGGCCCGGCCACTCCCTCGGCCTGATCGCCGACAGCACCCTCAGCGCCGAAATGGTGTACCGGGGCAGTGCCTACGCCCGTTCGCTGGATGAAGCGGTCAGCCTGGACCTGCCGCCGGCCTGGGAGAACAGCGCTGATGCGGCGCTGCACCGGTCCGCCTATGTGCGCCGGCTGCGGACCCGCTGGTGCCGGCGTGCGCAGTTCGCCGGCACCCTGGCCGTGTGGAATGCGTTTTTCGCCGCTGCGGCCGGCACGGGCACGGAGCAGGCCGTCCCGGAGCGGGGCTGTCCCCAGTTGCGCGCCGACCCCGAGGCAGCCGGCTTCCTGCTGGCCAGCCTGCGCGCCCGGCCGGTGCGGGACACGCTCCTGGTAATGGCAGCCCTGGGGTACGGCCGGGCGCTGGAAGGCGCCGAGGCGTGCAATCTGTTGTCGACGGATGACAACCGGCCTGTGCTGCCGCCGGGCACCGGCGAGACCGCCTGGCCGGCTCCCGAAAGAGTTCCGCGGACCGGCTCCGGCACCGTCCGCGCAGCCAATCGGAGATCTCCCCTCCGGCCCCGGCCGGGAGCGGTTTCCGACCCGGAACGGGACTTCCGCGAGGTGCTTATTGGCCAGTATTCCGGGCTTCCGGATTGGACCGGCATGGATGCGGCCTTTGCGGTCTTCGCCGAACTGCTCGCGGCCACGGCAGGAGACCCTGGGGAAGCGGTCGACGCCGACGGCGAAGCTGCCGCCGCCCTGCTCAGCCTGCTGGCCTGGATCGAATGGGCCAGGGGGAGGGGCTCCCGGGCCCAGGTGCATCTGACCCGCTGCCTGGCATCGTATCCGGGGTACCGCCTGGCGGAACTGCTGGAAGACCTCCTGACCACCGGCATGTTCCCGCTGTGGGCCCGACAGGCAGGTACCGCTTGGCGGTCGCCGCCGGCGCCGCATCCCGGAACCGCCCGCAGCTGA
- a CDS encoding RNA polymerase sigma factor, with product MSPRKTTAVEETDTASKRTAADEASAPIEPAAGEKTAVKTVRKAAVRKPAAAKSGTTAAGRKTAAKSAKSAKAAAAAEEDEQQTSDSDPAEPELDPADAPEAAPTGSGFVYSDADDDDAPAQQVVSAGATADPVKDYLKQIGKVALLNAEQEVDLALRIEAGLFAEEKLAADPTMDPKLKRELEFIVHDGKRAKNHLLEANLRLVVSLAKRYTGRGMLFLDLIQEGNLGLIRAVEKFDYTKGFKFSTYATWWIRQAITRAMADQARTIRIPVHMVEVINKLARVQRQMLQDLGREPAPEELALELDMTPEKVVEVQKYGREPISLHTPLGEDGDSEFGDLIEDSEAVVPADAVSFTLLQEQLHSVLDTLSEREAGVVAMRFGLTDGQPKTLDEIGKVYGVTRERIRQIESKTMSKLRHPSRSQVLRDYLD from the coding sequence GTGTCGCCGAGAAAGACAACTGCAGTCGAAGAGACTGACACTGCAAGCAAGCGCACTGCCGCAGACGAAGCTTCGGCTCCGATCGAACCCGCTGCCGGCGAAAAGACCGCGGTGAAGACCGTCCGCAAGGCCGCAGTGCGCAAGCCTGCAGCTGCCAAGTCAGGTACCACTGCAGCCGGCCGCAAGACCGCCGCCAAATCAGCCAAGTCGGCCAAGGCCGCAGCAGCTGCGGAAGAGGATGAGCAGCAGACAAGCGACTCCGATCCCGCCGAGCCGGAGCTTGACCCGGCAGACGCACCGGAGGCAGCGCCGACCGGTTCCGGGTTTGTCTACTCCGATGCCGACGACGATGACGCCCCTGCCCAGCAGGTCGTCTCAGCCGGTGCCACCGCGGACCCGGTCAAGGACTACCTGAAGCAGATCGGCAAGGTTGCCCTGCTGAACGCAGAGCAGGAAGTTGATCTTGCCCTGCGCATCGAAGCCGGCCTGTTCGCCGAAGAGAAGCTGGCAGCCGATCCGACTATGGACCCCAAGCTCAAGCGCGAGCTGGAGTTTATCGTCCATGACGGAAAGCGCGCCAAGAATCACCTGCTGGAGGCCAACCTCCGGCTCGTGGTCTCGCTGGCCAAGCGCTACACCGGCCGCGGCATGCTGTTCCTGGACCTCATCCAGGAAGGAAACCTGGGCCTGATCCGCGCAGTCGAGAAGTTCGACTACACCAAGGGCTTCAAGTTCTCCACGTACGCCACCTGGTGGATCCGCCAGGCCATTACCCGCGCGATGGCCGACCAGGCCCGCACCATTCGCATCCCGGTGCACATGGTCGAGGTCATCAACAAGCTGGCCCGCGTGCAGCGCCAGATGCTTCAGGACCTGGGCCGCGAGCCCGCGCCGGAAGAACTGGCCCTCGAGCTGGACATGACCCCTGAAAAGGTTGTGGAAGTGCAGAAGTACGGCCGCGAGCCGATCTCCTTGCACACGCCGCTCGGTGAAGACGGCGACTCCGAATTCGGTGACCTCATTGAGGACTCCGAGGCCGTGGTTCCGGCTGATGCCGTGAGCTTCACCCTGCTGCAGGAGCAGCTGCACTCGGTGCTGGACACTCTCTCCGAGCGTGAAGCCGGCGTGGTGGCGATGCGCTTCGGCCTGACCGACGGCCAGCCCAAGACACTGGACGAGATCGGAAAGGTTTACGGGGTTACCCGTGAGCGGATCCGCCAGATCGAGTCCAAGACCATGTCCAAACTGCGCCATCCGTCACGCTCGCAGGTTCTGCGCGACTACCTGGACTAA
- a CDS encoding DNA topoisomerase IV subunit B, giving the protein MAPPNTEYNARHLSVLEGLEAVRKRPGMYIGSTDSRGLMHCLWEIIDNSVDEALAGYGQSIKVILHPDGSVEIHDDGRGIPVDIEPKTGLTGVEVVFTKLHAGGKFGGGSYAASGGLHGVGASVVNALSSRLDVQVDRAGKTYQMNFRRGEPGHFADTGKTPSPDAKFSPFLESSRLEVVGKAKRGVTGTRIRYWADRQIFTPDAKFSYTELQARARQTSFLVPGLRITLRDERRLPGTPGEAGPIEEVFQHDGGITEFVDFLSADAAVTDIWRLQGSGKFKESVPVLDDSGHSKIAEVERECEVDIALRWGIGYETNIRSFVNIIATPKGGTHQAGFEQALLKTFRKVIEANARKLKAGSDKIEKDDVFAGLTAVLTVRLAEPQFEGQTKEILGTSAVRAIVAKVVDKEITARLNSSARSDKTQSALLLEKVVSEMKSRISARVHKETQRRKNALETSSMPAKLADCRIDDNERSELFIVEGDSALGTAKLARSSDYQALLPIRGKILNVQKASVADMLSNAECAALIQVVGAGSGRSFQLDAARYGKVIFMTDADVDGAHIRTLLLTLFFRYMRPLVEAGRVYAAVPPLHRVEVIHHGSKANEMIYTYSEKELHTLLAKLRKDGKNYKEPIQRYKGLGEMDADQLAETTMDPRHRTLRRVRIDQAADAERAFELLMGSDVAPRKDFIVAGAAMLDRDRIDA; this is encoded by the coding sequence GTGGCGCCCCCGAACACTGAGTACAACGCCCGCCACCTTTCCGTCCTGGAAGGGCTCGAAGCCGTCCGCAAGCGTCCGGGCATGTATATCGGCTCCACGGACTCCCGCGGGCTCATGCACTGCCTGTGGGAGATCATCGACAACTCAGTCGACGAGGCTCTGGCCGGGTACGGGCAGAGCATCAAAGTCATCCTGCATCCGGACGGCTCCGTGGAGATCCACGACGACGGCCGCGGCATTCCCGTGGACATCGAGCCCAAGACCGGGCTCACGGGCGTCGAGGTGGTCTTTACAAAGCTGCATGCCGGAGGGAAGTTCGGCGGCGGCTCCTACGCGGCATCCGGCGGCCTGCACGGTGTCGGCGCCTCCGTGGTCAACGCGCTGTCCTCGCGCCTTGACGTCCAGGTGGACCGGGCCGGCAAGACGTACCAGATGAACTTCCGGCGGGGCGAGCCCGGCCATTTCGCCGATACGGGCAAGACGCCGAGCCCCGACGCCAAGTTCTCCCCCTTCCTGGAAAGCTCCCGGCTGGAGGTTGTCGGAAAGGCCAAGCGCGGGGTGACCGGCACCCGGATCCGCTACTGGGCGGACCGGCAGATCTTCACGCCCGACGCCAAGTTCTCCTACACGGAGCTGCAGGCCCGCGCCCGCCAGACCTCCTTCTTGGTTCCCGGGCTGCGCATTACCCTGCGTGACGAGCGCCGGCTGCCGGGCACCCCGGGCGAAGCCGGACCCATCGAGGAGGTGTTCCAGCACGACGGCGGCATCACCGAATTTGTCGACTTCCTGTCCGCTGACGCCGCTGTCACGGACATCTGGCGGCTGCAGGGCAGCGGCAAGTTCAAGGAATCCGTTCCGGTGCTGGATGATTCCGGCCACAGCAAAATCGCCGAGGTCGAGCGTGAGTGCGAAGTCGACATTGCGCTGCGCTGGGGCATCGGCTACGAAACGAACATCCGCAGCTTTGTTAACATCATCGCCACACCCAAGGGCGGCACGCATCAGGCAGGCTTCGAACAGGCCCTGCTCAAGACGTTCCGCAAGGTGATCGAGGCTAACGCACGCAAGCTCAAGGCCGGCTCCGACAAGATCGAAAAGGACGATGTCTTCGCCGGGCTGACCGCCGTCCTGACCGTCCGGCTGGCCGAGCCGCAGTTCGAAGGCCAGACCAAGGAAATCCTTGGCACCTCGGCTGTGCGGGCCATCGTCGCAAAGGTTGTCGACAAGGAGATCACCGCCCGGCTGAACTCCAGCGCCCGCAGCGACAAGACCCAGTCGGCGCTGCTGCTGGAAAAGGTCGTTTCGGAGATGAAGTCACGCATCTCAGCCCGCGTGCACAAGGAGACCCAGCGCCGGAAAAACGCGCTGGAAACGTCATCCATGCCCGCCAAGCTGGCGGACTGCCGGATCGACGACAACGAACGCTCTGAACTGTTCATCGTCGAGGGGGACAGTGCGCTCGGCACGGCCAAGCTGGCACGCTCCTCCGATTACCAGGCGCTGCTGCCGATCCGCGGCAAGATCCTGAACGTGCAGAAGGCCTCGGTTGCGGACATGCTCTCCAACGCCGAGTGCGCGGCCCTGATCCAGGTGGTCGGTGCCGGGTCCGGCCGCAGCTTCCAGCTCGACGCGGCGCGGTACGGCAAGGTCATTTTCATGACCGACGCCGACGTCGACGGCGCCCACATCCGAACCCTGCTGCTCACGCTGTTCTTCCGCTACATGCGGCCGCTGGTCGAGGCCGGACGGGTCTACGCCGCCGTTCCTCCGCTGCATCGGGTGGAGGTCATCCACCACGGCTCAAAGGCCAATGAAATGATCTACACCTACAGCGAGAAGGAACTGCACACGCTGCTGGCCAAGCTGCGGAAGGACGGCAAGAACTACAAGGAGCCGATCCAGCGGTACAAGGGCCTGGGTGAAATGGATGCTGACCAGCTGGCCGAGACCACCATGGATCCGCGGCACCGCACGCTGCGCCGGGTGCGCATTGACCAGGCGGCCGACGCCGAACGCGCCTTCGAGCTGCTGATGGGCAGTGACGTGGCTCCGCGCAAGGACTTCATCGTGGCCGGTGCGGCCATGCTGGACCGCGACCGCATCGACGCCTAG
- a CDS encoding M56 family metallopeptidase: MFWASYCLAALALVLAWPVPIALSRAKWPARAPFTAMVLWQAIALAGGLSMIGAMLTWGLEPIGDNLISALGGLWNILLARAPATTLGLVHVFALSAALLLSAHLIFTLLLTYYRIRRGRNRHRDMLTLLSSPSATRPATVVINHPTPVAYCLPGGARSVTVLSDGLLEMLSDEELSAVLIHEKAHLSQHHHLLLWAFAAWRAALPWLPTSQLAQQSVNELIEMLADDEALRAVPPETLVRAVAIVGTGAQPEGRLHAEPRGAPLLASPDEQEQLGTVRRLSRLLTPLPPLPAWQRTAVLVLSGLLLAVPTALLVAPGML; the protein is encoded by the coding sequence GTGTTTTGGGCCTCGTATTGCCTCGCTGCGCTGGCCCTCGTGCTGGCGTGGCCGGTTCCCATTGCCCTGTCCCGGGCCAAATGGCCCGCCCGCGCCCCTTTCACGGCCATGGTGCTTTGGCAGGCGATTGCGCTGGCCGGCGGTCTGTCGATGATCGGAGCGATGCTCACCTGGGGCCTTGAGCCCATTGGGGATAATCTCATCTCCGCCCTGGGCGGGCTGTGGAACATCCTGCTGGCCCGCGCGCCGGCCACCACACTCGGCCTGGTGCACGTCTTCGCCCTGAGCGCCGCCCTGCTGCTGAGCGCCCATCTGATTTTTACCCTGCTGCTGACCTATTACCGGATCCGGCGCGGCCGCAACCGGCACCGCGACATGCTTACGCTGCTGAGTTCGCCGTCCGCCACCCGGCCCGCGACCGTGGTCATCAACCATCCCACCCCGGTGGCCTATTGCCTTCCGGGCGGGGCGCGTTCCGTCACCGTTCTCTCGGACGGACTGTTGGAGATGCTCTCGGACGAGGAACTCTCGGCGGTCCTCATTCACGAGAAAGCCCACCTGTCCCAGCACCACCACCTGCTGCTCTGGGCTTTCGCAGCGTGGCGCGCCGCGCTGCCGTGGCTGCCGACCTCCCAGCTGGCCCAGCAGTCGGTCAACGAGCTGATCGAAATGCTGGCCGACGACGAGGCCCTGCGTGCCGTTCCGCCCGAGACACTGGTCCGGGCCGTGGCGATCGTGGGAACCGGCGCGCAGCCCGAAGGAAGACTGCACGCTGAACCCCGGGGCGCTCCCCTGCTGGCCAGCCCGGACGAGCAGGAACAGCTGGGCACCGTCCGGCGGCTCAGCCGGCTGCTGACACCCCTGCCGCCGCTGCCGGCCTGGCAGCGCACTGCCGTGCTTGTCCTTTCCGGACTGCTGCTGGCCGTTCCCACGGCACTGCTGGTGGCCCCGGGAATGCTCTAG
- a CDS encoding BlaI/MecI/CopY family transcriptional regulator, translated as MATLGELERATMDLLWESPEAASANELREKLAEVNPEAGTGTGKGLAVTTILTVLSRLEKKGLVVRERNIRPHRYRAITSKAEHTAELMHEVLGSVSDREAVLARFIGSVSVTEAETLRRLLGGN; from the coding sequence ATGGCTACCCTGGGCGAGCTGGAACGGGCAACGATGGACCTCCTGTGGGAGTCTCCGGAGGCAGCCAGCGCAAACGAACTGCGCGAAAAACTGGCCGAGGTCAATCCCGAGGCAGGCACGGGCACCGGCAAGGGGCTGGCGGTAACGACCATCCTGACGGTGCTCTCACGGCTGGAAAAGAAGGGCCTGGTGGTACGGGAGCGGAACATCCGTCCGCACCGCTACCGCGCCATCACGTCAAAGGCCGAGCACACGGCCGAACTGATGCACGAAGTCCTCGGCTCGGTGAGTGACCGGGAAGCCGTCCTGGCCCGGTTCATCGGCTCCGTCTCGGTCACTGAGGCCGAGACGCTGCGCCGGCTTCTCGGCGGCAACTGA